A window of Pseudophryne corroboree isolate aPseCor3 chromosome 12, aPseCor3.hap2, whole genome shotgun sequence contains these coding sequences:
- the BNIPL gene encoding bcl-2/adenovirus E1B 19 kDa-interacting protein 2-like protein: protein MKKRLSAPDISFNLENSEGSAASSNIKERTTDEDFDFDIDDLETPSTNEMLDFPEMSHEFEWEDDLPKAKEMENASYVENRVADMTDKDGRKWRIFLMGEHKVDMTAIEPYKKVISYGGYYGEGLNAVIIFASCYLPESNIPDYQYVMDNLFRYIIGTLDLMVVENYMLIYLNGCTPRNKIPTMSWIKRCYQATGRRLKKNLKSVLIVHATWYVKALLSIIRPFISSKFGKKVTFVNSLTDLSQFVPLDQLLIPECIQQLDRDLKR from the exons ATGAAGAAACGCCTCTCTGCCCCCGATATCAGCTTTAACCTGGAGAACAGCGAGGGGTCGGCCGCCTCCAGCAACATCAAGGAACGAACGACGGACGAGGACTTCGACTTTGATATTGATGATCTGGAAACCCCAAGTACCAATGAAATGCTGGACTTTCCCGAAATGAGCCACGAATTTGAATGGGAAG ATGACCTCCCGAAGGCTAAAGAGATGGAGAACGCTTCCTACGTTGAGAACCGTGTGGCTGACATGACAGACAAAGATGGCCGCAAATGGAGAATATTCCTAATGGGGGAACACAAGGTGGACATGACAGCTATCGAGCCATATAAGAAAGTTATCTCCTACGGAG GGTATTATGGCGAGGGCTTAAATGCAGTCATCATTTTTGCATCCTGCTACTTACCGGAGAGCAATATACCAGATTACCAATACGTTATGGACAATCTCTTCAG GTACATAATTGGGACCCTGGATCTTATGGTTGTAGAAAACTACATGCTGATCTACCTGAACGGGTGCACGCCGCGCAACAAGATCCCCACCATGAGCTGGATTAAGCGCTGTTACCAGGCCACGGGCAGACG GTTGAAGAAAAATCTGAAATCTGTCCTGATTGTGCACGCGACGTGGTATGTGAAAGCGCTGCTGTCCATTATACGCCCATTTATCAG CTCGAAGTTTGGGAAAAAGGTGACATTTGTCAACAGCCTAACTGATCTGTCGCAGTTTGTTCCGCTCGACCAGCTTCTCATTCCAGAGTGCATCCAACA GTTAGACCGTGACTTGAAGAGATAA